The following nucleotide sequence is from Zea mays cultivar B73 chromosome 1, Zm-B73-REFERENCE-NAM-5.0, whole genome shotgun sequence.
TAGCCTATGCAGCAGCCAGGCTAGTCCACCCATGCATTGGCATGGGCATGGTGTCCAAGCAGCACCCAAGAACACCGCCATCGTCCTCCTGCTGCCTACACCTCCACCACATCCTCTACCTTAGGCCCGTCGTCAGCAGCCACCACTTGGCGCGCCACTCCGTCGACGTCACCAAGAACGACAAGCCGcttgagccgccgccgccgccggctgcAGGGACAGAGAGCACACATCAGCAGGAGGACGAGGACGGCGGGCCAAAGCTGGACCTGATGAGGTTCGAGGAGAAGTTCGCGGTGCTGAACACGGGGGTCCACGAGTGCCGGTCCTGCGGGTACCGCTACGACCAGGCGGCAGGGGACCCGTCGTACCCGGTGCCGCCGGGCCTCCCCTTCGCGCAGCTGCCCGACGACTGGTGGTGCCCCACCTGCGGCGCCACGCAGTCCTCCTTCGAGAGCAAGAGCGTGGAGATCGTCGGGTTCGCGCAGAACCAACAGTTCGGGCTGGGCGACAACTCCCTCACCTTCGGCCAGAAGGGCCTGCTCATCTACGACAACCTCCTCATCGGCTTCCTCTTCTTCATCTCTCGCTACTTCCTGCAATGATGACGCCAACAACGACTCTTTCTGATCTGATCTGCTTTCTGTTTGTGTGAATAGAATACTTCGTCCGTGCATGTACTCCTCCCCACTCCCAGGGAACAACATTCATCATCAATCGACTAGAAACTCTTGGTTTTAGATTTTTTTTGATTTGATGCGGTGATCGTTAAGTTCACAGGAACACCGAGCGCATATCCCCTccatggttgtaatatgtgggcaacaaaactacaaactagacacaaagcATATCATAGGCAGAGTAGTAGAGGAGGGTATGCGTGGTGCACACATATCTTATCCACCCATGGCCTGGCCTCCATCTGTGTTCCTGATGCCCGTGGCCATCACCAACCGcctgtgctatttttagtggcggtttcttaagaaaaccgccactagaaatcctagtggcggttttcttaaagaaccgccagtagaaatcgatttctagtggcggttttcttaaggaaccgccactagaaatcatttttatccttaatttttcgagtttttcaaatgacctcgtataatgaaaccaccaaaata
It contains:
- the LOC109943812 gene encoding rubredoxin — its product is MALAYAAARLVHPCIGMGMVSKQHPRTPPSSSCCLHLHHILYLRPVVSSHHLARHSVDVTKNDKPLEPPPPPAAGTESTHQQEDEDGGPKLDLMRFEEKFAVLNTGVHECRSCGYRYDQAAGDPSYPVPPGLPFAQLPDDWWCPTCGATQSSFESKSVEIVGFAQNQQFGLGDNSLTFGQKGLLIYDNLLIGFLFFISRYFLQ